Proteins found in one Micromonospora sp. WMMD1082 genomic segment:
- the tatC gene encoding twin-arginine translocase subunit TatC: protein MAFGLRKRGPSNFERAADGSMTLVEHVRELRNRLFRASLAILVGFGVGIWVAGPVRVLLSQPYCQLPGSQLPDGRCNFVQLGPADLFLLNLKIGLWVGLIIAAPVWLYQLWAFIAPGLHRNERRYAYVFTALAAPLFVAGAVLAYFVASKGLEFLLQISGDDINTTLDITRYISFVTNLLLLFGVAFEFPLIVLMLNFVGIASAKRLLSWWRVAVFIFFAFSAMVTPTPDPFGMTALALCLCALYFAAVGVAFLNDKRRGRGKEVYAGLDDDEASPLESDREPVEVGQPVETVTPVDAPEPVTRPRPIERRYDDIT from the coding sequence GTGGCCTTCGGACTCCGCAAACGCGGGCCGAGCAACTTCGAGCGGGCCGCCGACGGCTCGATGACCCTCGTCGAGCACGTCCGTGAACTGCGTAACCGGCTGTTCAGGGCGTCGCTGGCCATCCTGGTCGGCTTCGGTGTCGGCATCTGGGTGGCGGGGCCGGTCCGGGTGTTGCTCTCCCAGCCGTACTGTCAGCTGCCCGGCAGCCAACTTCCCGACGGACGGTGCAACTTCGTCCAACTCGGTCCGGCGGACCTGTTCCTGCTGAACCTGAAGATCGGCCTGTGGGTCGGGTTGATCATCGCCGCGCCGGTCTGGCTCTACCAGCTCTGGGCGTTCATCGCGCCGGGCCTGCACCGCAACGAGCGGCGGTACGCGTACGTGTTCACCGCGCTGGCGGCGCCCCTGTTCGTCGCGGGCGCGGTGCTGGCCTACTTCGTCGCCTCGAAGGGCCTGGAGTTCCTGCTTCAGATCTCCGGCGACGACATCAACACGACGCTGGACATCACCCGGTACATATCGTTCGTCACCAACCTGCTGTTGTTGTTCGGGGTCGCGTTCGAGTTCCCGTTGATCGTGCTGATGCTCAACTTCGTCGGCATAGCCAGCGCGAAGCGGCTGCTCAGCTGGTGGCGAGTGGCGGTCTTCATCTTCTTCGCCTTCTCGGCGATGGTCACCCCCACGCCGGACCCGTTCGGCATGACCGCGCTGGCGTTGTGCCTGTGTGCGCTCTACTTCGCCGCGGTCGGGGTCGCGTTCCTCAACGACAAGCGCCGGGGACGCGGCAAGGAGGTCTACGCCGGCCTCGACGACGACGAGGCCTCCCCGCTGGAGTCCGACCGGGAGCCGGTCGAGGTGGGACAGCCGGTCGAGACGGTCACCCCGGTCGACGCCCCCGAACCGGTGACCCGGCCCAGGCCGATCGAACGCCGCTACGACGACATCACCTGA
- a CDS encoding cellulose binding domain-containing protein: protein MTLSRTQSSHRTGSRRRPARSWRRVATGVAALVLAAAGATVTAGPAHADTAAPGGCLSVAATERSWHTGPDRGGVLREITITNTCATAVTGWTLVFVLPPGHTFQQGWNATWSVDGSTLTATPLPWNRTVGAGGAVHLGYSGTWSGSPQEPDCTVNGEPCGGPPGPGPAPEVTLTSPTDGSNLVSVCTVRLTADARAGSGTLDRVEFYLNDTLVGSDTSAPYEIDVPPGHPAFAGATRHTAFARVVTTAPVATADSPAVSFALVPPPPALMVIACPSRLDVPEGGSTTMAFVTTACAATPGLTLTVTGDTGISVSPTVFPPGNRENRITVSAAPGSAGASARITANVAGSEFGCLSATAVVTVIPSP from the coding sequence GTGACGCTGTCGCGGACCCAGTCATCGCACCGTACCGGCTCCCGCCGCAGGCCGGCCCGAAGCTGGCGGCGGGTGGCGACCGGCGTCGCCGCGCTCGTCCTGGCGGCCGCCGGCGCGACCGTGACCGCCGGGCCGGCGCACGCCGACACCGCCGCCCCGGGCGGCTGCCTGAGCGTGGCGGCGACGGAGCGCTCCTGGCATACCGGCCCGGACCGGGGCGGAGTCCTGCGCGAGATCACCATCACCAACACCTGCGCCACGGCGGTGACCGGCTGGACCCTGGTCTTCGTCCTCCCGCCGGGCCACACCTTTCAGCAGGGCTGGAATGCCACCTGGAGCGTCGACGGCAGCACGCTGACCGCGACCCCGCTGCCGTGGAACCGCACCGTGGGTGCCGGGGGCGCGGTGCACCTCGGCTACTCCGGCACCTGGTCCGGCAGCCCACAGGAGCCGGACTGCACGGTCAACGGTGAGCCGTGCGGCGGGCCGCCGGGGCCCGGTCCGGCCCCGGAGGTCACGCTGACCAGCCCGACGGACGGCAGCAACCTCGTGTCGGTGTGCACGGTGCGGCTGACCGCCGACGCGAGAGCCGGGTCCGGCACCCTCGATCGGGTCGAGTTCTACCTCAACGACACGCTCGTGGGCAGCGACACCAGCGCTCCGTACGAGATCGATGTCCCGCCCGGCCACCCGGCCTTCGCCGGCGCCACCCGACACACCGCCTTCGCCCGGGTCGTCACCACCGCTCCGGTCGCCACCGCAGACTCGCCCGCGGTCAGCTTCGCGCTGGTGCCACCACCACCGGCGCTGATGGTGATCGCCTGCCCGTCGCGGCTGGACGTGCCCGAGGGCGGCTCGACGACCATGGCGTTCGTGACGACGGCCTGCGCCGCCACGCCCGGGCTGACCCTGACGGTCACCGGCGACACCGGGATCAGCGTCTCGCCGACCGTCTTTCCACCCGGCAACCGGGAGAATCGGATCACCGTGTCCGCGGCGCCCGGCAGTGCCGGCGCGAGTGCCCGGATCACCGCCAACGTTGCCGGGTCCGAGTTCGGCTGCCTGTCGGCGACGGCCGTGGTCACCGTCATACCGTCACCCTGA
- a CDS encoding diacylglycerol kinase, with translation MLAVTADDHPPIPDGPVAVLANPTAGRGRHRGLLPDLLDRLSAAGRPVRLLRAGSATEAESACRAAVADGAVALVAVGGDGTVHRAVQAVAGTPVPFGPVPAGTGNDFAVETGYPADPRAAMDVIAAALREGRRRPVDLARMTGTDGTVRWYGAVLAAGFDAIVNERANRMRWPRGPRRYDLAILLELARLRPRRYTLTLDGERIEVDAVLVAVGNGASYGGGMRICPDADPTDGLLDVLVGGRFDRRTLIRVKPRIYAGTHVAHPLVHTYRARTVTLSATGITTYADGERSLRLPVTITATPQALHLLH, from the coding sequence GTGCTCGCCGTGACCGCAGACGATCACCCCCCGATCCCCGACGGGCCCGTCGCCGTCCTGGCCAACCCGACGGCCGGGCGCGGACGGCACCGGGGACTACTGCCGGACCTGCTGGACCGGCTCTCGGCGGCCGGCCGGCCGGTGCGGCTGTTGCGTGCCGGCAGCGCGACCGAGGCGGAGTCGGCCTGCCGGGCCGCGGTCGCCGACGGCGCCGTCGCGCTGGTCGCGGTGGGCGGCGACGGCACGGTGCACCGGGCGGTGCAGGCCGTCGCCGGCACCCCGGTGCCGTTCGGCCCGGTCCCGGCCGGCACCGGCAACGACTTCGCCGTCGAGACCGGCTACCCGGCCGACCCCCGGGCGGCGATGGACGTCATCGCGGCGGCCCTGCGGGAGGGGCGCCGCCGGCCGGTCGACCTGGCGCGGATGACCGGGACCGACGGCACCGTCCGCTGGTACGGTGCGGTCCTCGCGGCCGGGTTCGACGCCATCGTCAACGAACGGGCCAACCGGATGCGCTGGCCGCGCGGCCCCCGCCGCTACGACCTGGCCATCCTCCTGGAACTGGCCCGGCTGCGCCCGCGCCGGTACACCCTCACGCTCGACGGCGAGCGGATCGAGGTGGACGCGGTTCTGGTGGCGGTCGGCAACGGGGCCAGCTACGGCGGTGGGATGCGGATCTGCCCGGACGCGGACCCGACCGACGGCCTGCTCGACGTGCTGGTCGGTGGCCGCTTCGACCGGCGCACCCTGATCCGCGTCAAACCGCGCATCTACGCCGGCACCCACGTCGCCCACCCTCTGGTGCACACCTACCGGGCCCGCACCGTCACCCTCTCCGCCACCGGGATCACCACCTACGCCGACGGCGAACGCTCGCTACGCCTGCCGGTAACCATCACCGCCACCCCCCAAGCCCTCCACCTCCTCCACTGA
- a CDS encoding HAD-IA family hydrolase → MPDGDDTARRGASRRPVKAVLFDFHGTLAQVEEPGGWVLAAAAACGVQLDRVRATALADRLLTAGRAGGPLPARVPPQLAELWADRDLYEHAHRAAYVGLAGTVDAGIDGFADALYERVLVPAGWVPYPDTAPTLGALREAGVRVAVVSNIGFDLRPLFDAWGLADLVDAFVLSYEVGRCKPDPAIFWRACGLLGVDPEETLMVGDTPADAGAVRAGCAVLVLPAADPGRPNGLGSVLSLTHPHLR, encoded by the coding sequence GTGCCCGACGGGGACGACACCGCCCGCCGGGGTGCCTCCCGTCGGCCGGTGAAGGCGGTGCTGTTCGACTTCCACGGCACGCTGGCCCAGGTGGAGGAGCCCGGCGGGTGGGTGCTGGCCGCGGCGGCGGCCTGCGGCGTACAGCTGGACCGGGTCCGCGCCACCGCTCTGGCCGACCGGCTGCTCACCGCCGGCCGCGCCGGTGGGCCGCTACCGGCCCGGGTGCCGCCCCAGCTGGCGGAGCTGTGGGCCGACCGGGATCTCTACGAGCACGCCCACCGGGCCGCGTACGTCGGGCTCGCGGGGACGGTCGACGCCGGCATCGACGGTTTCGCCGATGCGCTCTACGAGCGGGTGCTGGTGCCGGCGGGCTGGGTGCCGTACCCGGACACCGCACCGACCCTCGGCGCGCTGCGGGAGGCCGGCGTACGCGTCGCCGTGGTCAGCAACATCGGCTTCGATCTCCGGCCGCTCTTCGACGCCTGGGGCCTCGCCGATCTGGTCGACGCCTTCGTGCTGTCGTACGAGGTGGGTCGCTGCAAGCCCGACCCGGCGATCTTCTGGCGAGCCTGCGGCCTGCTCGGCGTCGACCCGGAGGAGACGCTGATGGTCGGCGACACCCCCGCTGACGCCGGAGCCGTCCGGGCCGGCTGTGCCGTCCTGGTCCTCCCCGCCGCCGACCCCGGCCGCCCCAACGGCCTAGGCTCCGTCCTCTCCCTAACCCACCCCCATCTGCGTTGA